One part of the Streptomyces lydicus genome encodes these proteins:
- a CDS encoding SDR family NAD(P)-dependent oxidoreductase has product MDLRLAGHGALVTGSSSGIGTTIAETLADEGCDVLVHGRDAGAAAAVAERVAARGVRAEVVLGDLTEPGVAEQVALTARDFGAHILVNNAGPFAEHDWDSAQPSDWRAAFEGNVLPTVRVSQTLLPSLRANGWGRVITIGSRAVRTPLPNMVAYSAAKAAVVNMTTSLARHLAGTGVTANCVSPGVIVSPSMFRILQGQTDEQGQADEQGRADGANGGGDTTGHRDGPDEADIVAEYAPNPTGRLGRPEDIASAVAYLASPRADYVNGIELRVDGGITGTP; this is encoded by the coding sequence ATGGACCTACGGCTGGCAGGACACGGCGCGCTGGTGACGGGCAGCAGCTCGGGTATCGGCACGACCATCGCCGAGACGCTGGCGGACGAGGGGTGCGACGTCCTCGTCCACGGCCGCGACGCCGGGGCCGCCGCGGCGGTCGCCGAACGCGTCGCCGCCCGCGGCGTACGGGCCGAAGTGGTGCTCGGCGATTTGACGGAACCCGGCGTCGCCGAGCAGGTCGCCCTCACCGCACGGGACTTCGGCGCCCACATCCTCGTCAACAACGCCGGCCCGTTCGCCGAGCACGACTGGGACAGCGCCCAGCCGTCCGACTGGCGGGCCGCCTTCGAGGGGAACGTGCTGCCCACGGTGCGGGTCAGCCAGACGCTCCTGCCGTCGCTGCGCGCGAACGGCTGGGGCCGGGTGATCACCATCGGCAGCCGCGCCGTGCGGACCCCGCTGCCCAACATGGTGGCCTACTCCGCGGCCAAGGCCGCCGTGGTGAACATGACCACGAGCCTGGCCCGGCACCTCGCCGGCACCGGCGTCACCGCGAACTGCGTGAGCCCGGGGGTGATCGTCAGCCCGTCGATGTTCCGGATACTCCAGGGCCAGACGGACGAACAGGGGCAGGCGGACGAACAGGGCCGGGCGGACGGAGCGAACGGCGGCGGCGACACCACAGGTCACCGGGACGGCCCGGACGAGGCGGACATCGTCGCCGAGTACGCGCCCAACCCGACCGGCCGGCTGGGGCGCCCGGAGGACATCGCCTCCGCCGTCGCCTACCTGGCGAGCCCGCGCGCCGATTACGTCAACGGGATCGAACTGCGCGTCGACGGAGGGATCACGGGGACGCCGTAG
- a CDS encoding SAV2148 family HEPN domain-containing protein, producing MSGGLELPPGDESHEGHEGGSVDAPPGAVSLARPLEIGAELDWGADAWSEVRTRARRAGRAYIWLNLVEQRLRAVVSAVLRPIYEPVHGDEWVIAAAGPAGQEWVQRAVAVREVSRRKGYLLDPADDNIVSFLTLPQLRELMVQHWPCFEPYFDDRREVELALDELEVARNIVSRNRALSETVLAQAERASARLLDILGSGIGTRISGRLPIDAVEDLVGDRYADVIGVHPDRVRLQRQLPAEDLFGSARRLDAVGIGLNLLVQNYSGRRLVRLAESGCRVRLLFLNPASSAVRRREREIGLKKGEMSRSIEMNILHMRRVRARLRDPGAFEIQVFDETPRFTAYLVDGDGPDGIAVVQSYLRKSRGMESPVLVLRGGAREVVRQDGRDGRDGDHGLFETYREEFEGIWADSRPVS from the coding sequence GTGAGCGGCGGGCTGGAGTTGCCCCCTGGTGACGAGAGTCATGAGGGCCATGAGGGCGGCTCCGTCGACGCACCGCCCGGCGCGGTGTCCCTGGCACGACCGCTGGAGATCGGGGCGGAGCTGGACTGGGGCGCCGACGCCTGGAGCGAGGTGCGTACCCGTGCCCGTCGGGCCGGTCGTGCCTACATCTGGCTGAATCTCGTCGAGCAGCGGCTGCGTGCCGTGGTCTCGGCCGTCCTGCGGCCGATCTACGAGCCGGTGCACGGCGACGAATGGGTGATCGCCGCGGCCGGCCCCGCCGGCCAGGAGTGGGTGCAGCGCGCCGTCGCGGTACGCGAGGTCAGCCGGCGCAAGGGGTACCTGCTCGATCCCGCCGACGACAACATCGTCAGCTTTCTGACACTGCCGCAACTCCGCGAACTGATGGTCCAGCACTGGCCGTGCTTCGAGCCGTACTTCGACGACCGCCGCGAGGTCGAGCTGGCCCTCGACGAGCTGGAGGTCGCCCGCAACATCGTCTCCCGCAACCGCGCGCTGTCCGAGACCGTCCTCGCCCAGGCCGAGCGCGCCTCCGCCCGCCTCCTGGACATCCTCGGCTCCGGCATCGGCACCCGGATCTCCGGGCGGCTGCCCATCGACGCGGTGGAGGACCTGGTCGGCGACCGCTACGCCGACGTCATCGGGGTCCACCCCGACCGGGTACGGCTGCAGCGCCAGCTCCCCGCCGAGGACCTCTTCGGCAGTGCCCGCCGCCTCGACGCCGTGGGCATCGGCCTCAACCTCCTCGTGCAGAACTACTCCGGCCGCCGGCTGGTCCGGCTCGCCGAATCCGGCTGCCGGGTCCGGCTGCTCTTCCTCAACCCCGCCAGCAGCGCGGTCCGCCGCCGGGAGCGCGAAATCGGCCTGAAGAAGGGCGAGATGAGCCGCTCCATCGAGATGAACATCCTGCACATGCGGCGGGTGCGGGCCCGGCTGCGCGATCCCGGCGCCTTCGAGATCCAGGTCTTCGACGAGACCCCGCGCTTCACCGCCTACCTCGTCGACGGCGACGGCCCCGACGGCATAGCCGTCGTCCAGTCCTACCTCCGCAAGAGCCGCGGGATGGAGTCCCCGGTCCTCGTCCTGCGCGGCGGCGCCCGCGAGGTCGTCCGCCAGGACGGCCGGGACGGCCGCGACGGCGACCACGGGCTGTTCGAGACCTACCGCGAGGAGTTCGAAGGCATCTGGGCGGACTCGCGGCCGGTTTCCTGA
- a CDS encoding copper amine oxidase, which yields MSAPRTTGALPRRGTSARRPYRRAALLLTAPLLLAAGALATGPAAQAAPETTAAPAPAPACSPAYRVTQTLDGGTVWRMCWHYEGNAGLVLDDVSYQPRGERAPIKVLTTAKLAQIHVPYDDGRTEYDDLTGQGFAQGLQRLDPAECPGGTIKTVRVPGAWDPAHPDVSGLCATTRARGHAYRMGTYPGSDTKTYQLQGKDLLLYTVNKVGWYEYITEWRFSGDGTMTFQVGATGTVSPNDYDAGDGRGMPLGKGAKDYATSHSHNVFWRLNFGLDGSPANKFEQFDSTLTTRPGGQTPTIRTTRTPVTKELAGDAGPLRWWRVVSAAGKNRDGHPRSYEIVPGHTSKYSGRGYTKHDVYVTEYNKCEQFASNNLANCGAGTGRSVDSWVNGQPLKHPIAWVNIGFHHIARDEDQEPMPVHWQGFQLVPRDVTAMNPLTPPALAGHNGHYE from the coding sequence ATGTCCGCACCACGCACCACCGGCGCCCTGCCCCGCCGGGGAACGTCCGCCCGCCGCCCGTACCGCCGCGCCGCGCTCCTCCTCACCGCCCCGCTGTTGCTCGCCGCCGGCGCCCTGGCCACCGGCCCGGCCGCACAGGCCGCCCCGGAAACCACCGCCGCGCCCGCCCCGGCGCCCGCCTGCAGCCCCGCCTACCGCGTCACCCAGACGCTCGACGGCGGCACCGTATGGCGGATGTGCTGGCACTACGAGGGCAACGCCGGCCTCGTCCTGGACGACGTCTCGTACCAGCCCAGGGGCGAGCGCGCGCCCATCAAGGTGCTCACCACCGCCAAGCTCGCCCAGATCCACGTTCCCTACGACGACGGCAGGACCGAGTACGACGACCTCACCGGCCAGGGCTTCGCCCAGGGCCTCCAGCGGCTCGACCCCGCCGAATGCCCCGGCGGCACCATCAAGACCGTCCGGGTGCCCGGCGCCTGGGACCCCGCGCACCCCGACGTCAGCGGCCTGTGCGCGACCACCCGCGCCCGCGGCCACGCCTACCGGATGGGCACGTACCCCGGCAGCGACACCAAGACCTACCAGCTCCAGGGCAAGGACCTGCTGCTCTACACCGTCAACAAGGTGGGCTGGTACGAATACATCACCGAATGGCGGTTCTCCGGCGACGGCACCATGACCTTCCAGGTCGGCGCCACCGGGACCGTCTCGCCCAACGACTACGACGCCGGCGACGGCCGCGGCATGCCGCTCGGCAAGGGGGCCAAGGACTACGCGACCAGCCACAGCCACAATGTCTTCTGGCGGCTGAACTTCGGCCTGGACGGCTCGCCCGCCAACAAGTTCGAGCAGTTCGACTCCACCCTCACCACCCGCCCCGGCGGTCAGACCCCGACCATCCGCACCACCCGCACCCCGGTCACCAAGGAACTGGCCGGTGACGCCGGGCCGCTGCGCTGGTGGCGGGTGGTGAGCGCGGCCGGCAAGAACAGGGACGGTCATCCGCGCTCGTACGAGATCGTTCCGGGGCACACCAGCAAGTACAGCGGCCGCGGGTACACCAAGCACGATGTGTATGTCACGGAGTACAACAAGTGTGAACAGTTCGCCAGTAACAACCTGGCCAACTGCGGTGCGGGCACCGGGAGAAGCGTGGACAGTTGGGTCAACGGCCAGCCCCTCAAACACCCCATCGCGTGGGTCAACATCGGCTTCCACCACATCGCCAGGGACGAGGACCAGGAGCCGATGCCCGTTCACTGGCAGGGCTTCCAGCTGGTGCCGCGTGACGTCACGGCTATGAATCCGCTCACTCCGCCCGCGCTGGCCGGTCACAACGGGCACTATGAATAA
- a CDS encoding Tat pathway signal sequence domain protein: protein MHRHLGKLVAGAALALTGTAAMAAITLPAGAGAAGTADGRPAAAGASAAGRDPGQPPPGVVENAHAQGARGVGRDPLTDDELRRARDLALPRTPRAAVRDVTGRPGPEPLTTDLAEPDPSEAGAADPPRRAVVSFYDYRGDGYVRTTVNLTTSKVEATDVQHGVQPPPGHDEAVEAARLLIAAPLGAGLRQDYRDATGRDLTGPAPLTVTGFVYRGRAEGAAPGALAACGQHRCVRLFTQVTGGRWIDTRRFVIDLSARTVSRLG from the coding sequence ATGCACCGCCACCTCGGCAAGCTCGTGGCGGGCGCCGCACTGGCCCTGACCGGCACCGCCGCGATGGCCGCGATCACCTTGCCCGCGGGCGCCGGCGCCGCCGGTACCGCGGACGGCCGGCCCGCCGCGGCCGGCGCCTCCGCGGCGGGCCGCGACCCCGGGCAGCCGCCGCCCGGCGTCGTCGAGAACGCCCACGCCCAGGGCGCCCGGGGTGTGGGGCGGGACCCGCTCACCGACGACGAGCTGCGCCGCGCCCGGGACCTGGCGCTGCCGCGCACCCCGCGCGCCGCCGTGCGGGACGTCACCGGCCGACCGGGGCCCGAGCCGCTCACCACCGATCTGGCCGAACCCGACCCGTCGGAGGCCGGGGCCGCGGACCCGCCGCGCCGGGCCGTCGTCTCCTTCTACGACTACCGCGGCGACGGCTACGTCCGTACGACGGTCAACCTCACCACCTCGAAGGTGGAAGCCACGGACGTCCAGCACGGCGTCCAGCCGCCGCCCGGACACGACGAGGCCGTCGAGGCCGCCCGGCTGCTGATCGCCGCGCCGCTCGGCGCCGGACTGCGGCAGGACTACCGGGACGCCACCGGCCGCGACCTCACCGGGCCCGCACCGCTCACCGTCACCGGCTTCGTCTACCGGGGCCGCGCGGAAGGCGCCGCGCCGGGCGCCCTCGCGGCCTGCGGGCAGCACCGCTGCGTCCGCCTCTTCACCCAGGTCACCGGTGGCCGCTGGATCGACACCCGCCGCTTCGTCATCGACCTCAGCGCGCGCACCGTCTCCCGACTGGGCTGA
- the glgX gene encoding glycogen debranching protein GlgX, with amino-acid sequence MQVWPGQMYPLGATYDGAGTNFAVFSETATRIELCLLHDDGSETAVELRESDAFVRHAYLPGVMPGQRYGFRVHGPYEPQRGHRCNSAKLLLDPYARAVSGVIDWDEAVYGYHFGRPEVRNDLDSAPHTMASVVVNPYFDWGDDRPPRTAYHETVLYEAHVKGLTMRHPELPEELRGTYAGLAHPAIIDHLTKLGVTALELMPVHQFVQDHRLVDAGLTNYWGYNTIGFFAPHNAYASWGDRGQQVLEFKTAVRALHQAGIEVILDVVYNHTAEGSHLGPTLSFRGLDNASYYRLSEDRQYYMDTTGTGNSLLMRSPHVLQLVMDSLRYWVQEMRVDGFRFDLAATLARQFHEVDRLSSFFDLVHQDPVVSQVKLIAEPWDVGEGGYQVGNFPPLWTEWNGKYRDTVRDLWRGEPRTLAEFGSRLTGSSDLYQEDGRRPLASVNFVTCHDGFTLHDLVSYNDKHNEANGEDNRDGERHNRSWNCGAEGPTDDPSVRRLRARQMRNFLATLMLSQGVPMLSHGDEFGRSQGGNNNAYCQDNELSWVRWPEPGEPAGGASYEADDPDGAYEEDDDAADGVRAAPDPDEEQLALLEFVRQMVWLRRDHPVFRRRRFFQGHPREGTRDELSDIAWFTAGGGEMGPRDWQSVHANSLTVFLNGSSISEPGPRGEPVTDDSFLLMFNAHDQDKEFIVPEHLGRQWQVVVDTDRPRAVADGGGAKVKAGDRLTLTGRSLLVLQRPA; translated from the coding sequence ATGCAGGTCTGGCCGGGACAGATGTATCCGCTGGGTGCCACCTATGACGGGGCGGGCACCAACTTCGCGGTGTTCTCCGAAACCGCGACGCGCATCGAACTGTGTCTGCTGCACGACGACGGTTCGGAGACCGCCGTCGAGCTGCGCGAGAGTGACGCCTTCGTGCGCCACGCCTACCTTCCGGGGGTGATGCCCGGGCAGCGGTACGGCTTCCGGGTGCACGGGCCCTACGAGCCGCAGCGGGGCCACCGCTGCAACTCCGCGAAGCTGCTGCTCGACCCGTACGCCCGGGCCGTGAGCGGGGTGATCGACTGGGACGAGGCGGTGTACGGCTACCACTTCGGGCGGCCCGAGGTGCGCAACGACCTGGACTCGGCGCCGCACACCATGGCGTCGGTCGTGGTCAATCCGTACTTCGACTGGGGCGACGACCGCCCGCCGCGCACCGCCTATCACGAGACGGTGCTCTACGAGGCCCATGTGAAGGGCCTGACGATGCGCCATCCGGAGCTGCCCGAGGAGCTGCGCGGCACCTACGCGGGCCTGGCGCACCCGGCGATCATCGACCATCTGACGAAGCTCGGGGTGACCGCCCTGGAGCTGATGCCGGTGCACCAGTTCGTCCAGGACCACCGGCTGGTGGACGCGGGGCTGACGAACTACTGGGGCTACAACACCATCGGGTTCTTCGCCCCGCACAACGCGTACGCCTCCTGGGGCGACCGCGGTCAGCAGGTGCTGGAGTTCAAGACGGCGGTGCGGGCGCTGCACCAGGCCGGTATCGAGGTGATCCTCGACGTGGTCTACAACCACACGGCGGAGGGCAGCCACCTGGGCCCCACGCTGTCCTTCCGGGGCCTGGACAACGCCTCCTACTACCGGCTGTCGGAGGACCGGCAGTACTACATGGACACCACCGGCACCGGCAACTCGCTGCTGATGCGCAGCCCGCACGTGCTCCAGCTGGTGATGGACTCGCTGCGCTACTGGGTGCAGGAGATGCGGGTGGACGGCTTCCGCTTCGACCTGGCGGCGACCCTGGCCCGGCAGTTCCACGAGGTGGACCGGCTGTCGTCGTTCTTCGACCTGGTGCACCAGGACCCCGTCGTCAGCCAGGTCAAGCTGATCGCCGAGCCGTGGGACGTCGGTGAGGGCGGCTATCAGGTGGGCAACTTCCCGCCGCTGTGGACCGAGTGGAACGGCAAGTACCGGGACACCGTGCGGGACCTGTGGCGGGGCGAGCCGCGCACCCTCGCGGAGTTCGGGTCCCGGCTGACGGGGTCGTCGGACCTCTATCAGGAGGACGGGCGGCGGCCGTTGGCCTCGGTGAACTTCGTGACCTGCCACGACGGCTTCACCCTGCACGACCTCGTCTCGTACAACGACAAGCACAACGAGGCCAACGGCGAGGACAACCGCGACGGGGAGCGGCACAACCGGTCCTGGAACTGCGGCGCGGAGGGGCCGACCGACGACCCGTCGGTGCGGCGGCTGCGGGCCCGGCAGATGCGGAACTTCCTCGCCACGCTGATGCTGTCGCAGGGCGTGCCGATGCTCAGTCACGGCGACGAGTTCGGGCGCAGCCAGGGCGGCAACAACAACGCCTACTGCCAGGACAACGAGCTGTCGTGGGTGCGCTGGCCGGAGCCCGGCGAGCCGGCGGGCGGCGCGTCGTACGAGGCCGACGACCCCGACGGGGCGTACGAGGAGGACGACGACGCGGCGGACGGGGTGCGGGCGGCTCCCGACCCGGACGAGGAGCAGCTGGCGCTGCTGGAGTTCGTACGGCAGATGGTGTGGCTGCGGCGCGACCATCCGGTGTTCCGGCGCCGGCGGTTCTTCCAGGGCCATCCGAGGGAGGGCACCAGGGACGAGCTGTCGGACATCGCGTGGTTCACGGCCGGCGGCGGGGAGATGGGGCCGCGCGACTGGCAGTCGGTGCACGCCAATTCGCTGACGGTCTTCCTGAACGGCAGCTCGATCTCGGAGCCGGGCCCGCGCGGCGAACCGGTCACCGACGACTCGTTCCTGCTGATGTTCAACGCCCACGACCAGGACAAGGAGTTCATCGTCCCCGAGCACCTGGGCCGTCAGTGGCAGGTCGTGGTGGACACCGACCGGCCGCGGGCCGTGGCCGACGGCGGCGGCGCCAAGGTCAAGGCCGGCGACCGGCTGACGCTGACCGGGCGCAGCCTGCTGGTGCTCCAGCGGCCGGCGTAG
- the treY gene encoding malto-oligosyltrehalose synthase translates to MTQPSSPSPTATYRLQLQPDFPFAAAERAVPHLAELGVSHLHLSPVLESVPGSTHGYDVVDHGAVRAELGGERGLRQLAATARAHGLGLVVDLVPNHMAVPQPAALNGPLWEVLRDGPASPYARWFDIDWDGGHDGRLLLPVLGGPLGDELPHFVVAAGDGLLRYHEHAFPLRPGTEELPLPRLLASQWYRLGWWRLARSELNYRRFFTISELIGVRVEDPEVFDATHRTVLRLIRDGVIDGLRIDHPDGLVDPGGYLARLSEGTGGRWTVVEKILTGDERLPASWACAGTTGYDALRHIDGLFVCPQGSGRLFSHYRDFVTPLADEGGDWEETVRRAAYEVVTHDLAAEVERLVRTAARISGRAARPGDHAPWALRQALRELLVRLPVYRPYAADATRAAADAAMLGRAAAGARGAFRVPAEARAVDLIHDLALGRWPDEPDERDGDGGHGDSPYGADRADRADFAARFAQTASALHAKSVEDTAFYRYPVLLSACEVGGDPGEPALGPDAFHAYCARVQRDRPTTGTVLSTHDTKRSADVRARIAVLSECPDRWRDVLGSMAEAAVCGAGSGVDGAGPADPMVSWLAWQTAFGLGAPAGGAGAERVAPAVLKAAREAGLRTSWTEPRADYEEAVTEFVHSGPCGPLGAPLAALDAELAPFVRANVLGAALLHLTMPGVPDLYQGSERLHTALVDPDNRAPARFRPELLAELDGGAVPRDLSAEKLRLTATALRLRRRRPEWFGAAASYEPVRAEGPAADHCVAFCRSGRVVPVLTRLSLRLVETGGWWDTGLRLPPGGPWRELLTGREVPGGALVGLSELLADAPVALFAAE, encoded by the coding sequence ATGACGCAGCCCTCGAGTCCGTCGCCGACCGCCACCTACCGGCTGCAGCTCCAGCCGGACTTCCCGTTCGCCGCGGCCGAGCGGGCGGTCCCCCATCTGGCCGAGCTGGGCGTGTCGCACCTGCACCTCTCGCCGGTGCTGGAGTCGGTGCCCGGCTCGACGCACGGTTACGACGTGGTCGACCACGGGGCGGTACGGGCCGAGCTGGGCGGTGAGCGGGGCCTGCGGCAGCTGGCGGCGACGGCCCGGGCGCACGGCCTCGGGCTGGTCGTCGACCTCGTGCCGAACCACATGGCGGTGCCGCAGCCGGCGGCGCTGAACGGGCCGCTGTGGGAGGTGCTGCGGGACGGCCCGGCCTCCCCGTACGCCCGGTGGTTCGACATCGACTGGGACGGCGGGCACGACGGGCGGCTGCTGCTGCCGGTGCTGGGCGGGCCGCTCGGCGACGAGCTGCCGCACTTCGTCGTGGCGGCCGGCGACGGGCTGCTGCGCTACCACGAGCACGCCTTCCCGCTGCGCCCCGGTACCGAGGAGCTGCCGCTGCCGCGCCTCCTCGCGTCCCAGTGGTACCGGCTCGGCTGGTGGCGGCTGGCCCGCAGCGAGCTGAACTACCGCCGCTTCTTCACCATTTCCGAGCTGATCGGGGTGCGGGTCGAGGACCCCGAGGTCTTCGACGCGACGCATCGCACGGTGCTGCGGCTGATCCGTGACGGGGTCATCGACGGGCTGCGCATCGACCATCCGGACGGGCTGGTGGACCCCGGCGGCTATCTGGCCCGGCTGAGTGAGGGCACCGGCGGCCGCTGGACCGTCGTCGAGAAGATCCTCACCGGCGACGAGCGGCTTCCCGCGAGCTGGGCGTGCGCGGGCACGACCGGCTACGACGCGCTGCGGCACATCGACGGCCTGTTCGTCTGCCCCCAGGGCTCCGGGCGGCTCTTCTCCCACTACCGGGACTTCGTCACCCCGCTGGCCGACGAGGGCGGCGACTGGGAGGAGACGGTGCGCCGGGCCGCCTATGAGGTCGTCACGCACGATCTGGCCGCGGAGGTCGAGCGGCTGGTGCGGACCGCGGCGCGGATCAGCGGGCGCGCCGCGCGGCCGGGCGACCACGCGCCCTGGGCGCTGCGCCAGGCGCTCCGCGAGCTGCTGGTGCGGCTGCCGGTCTACCGGCCGTACGCGGCCGACGCGACGCGGGCCGCGGCGGACGCGGCGATGCTGGGCCGGGCCGCGGCGGGAGCCCGCGGCGCGTTCCGGGTGCCGGCGGAGGCCCGGGCGGTGGATCTGATCCACGACCTGGCGCTCGGCCGGTGGCCGGACGAGCCGGACGAGCGCGACGGTGACGGCGGGCACGGCGACAGCCCGTACGGGGCGGACCGCGCCGACCGCGCGGACTTCGCGGCCCGGTTCGCCCAGACCGCCTCCGCCCTGCACGCCAAGTCCGTGGAGGACACCGCCTTCTACCGCTATCCGGTGCTGCTGTCGGCCTGCGAGGTCGGCGGCGACCCCGGGGAGCCGGCGCTCGGGCCGGACGCCTTCCACGCGTACTGCGCCCGGGTGCAGCGGGACCGGCCGACGACGGGCACCGTGCTGTCCACGCACGACACCAAGCGCAGCGCCGATGTGCGGGCGCGGATCGCGGTGCTGTCGGAGTGCCCGGACCGCTGGCGCGATGTGCTGGGGTCGATGGCCGAGGCGGCGGTGTGCGGGGCCGGGAGCGGGGTGGACGGCGCGGGTCCGGCGGATCCGATGGTGTCCTGGCTGGCCTGGCAGACCGCCTTCGGGCTGGGTGCCCCGGCCGGCGGGGCGGGCGCCGAACGGGTGGCGCCCGCGGTCCTCAAGGCGGCGCGGGAAGCCGGACTGCGCACGTCGTGGACGGAGCCGCGGGCGGACTACGAGGAGGCGGTGACGGAGTTCGTGCACAGCGGGCCGTGCGGTCCGCTCGGCGCGCCGCTGGCCGCGCTGGACGCCGAGCTGGCCCCGTTCGTCCGCGCCAATGTGCTGGGCGCCGCGCTGCTGCACCTGACCATGCCGGGCGTCCCCGACCTCTACCAGGGCAGCGAACGCCTCCACACGGCGCTGGTCGACCCGGACAACCGCGCGCCCGCGCGCTTCCGGCCGGAACTGCTCGCCGAGTTGGACGGCGGGGCCGTGCCGCGCGACCTGTCCGCCGAGAAGCTGCGGCTGACGGCCACCGCGCTGCGGCTGCGGCGCCGCCGGCCGGAGTGGTTCGGCGCCGCCGCGTCGTACGAGCCGGTGCGGGCCGAGGGGCCGGCGGCCGACCACTGCGTGGCGTTCTGCCGCAGCGGGCGGGTGGTGCCGGTGCTGACCCGGCTCTCGCTGCGGCTGGTGGAGACCGGCGGCTGGTGGGACACCGGGCTGCGGCTGCCGCCGGGCGGCCCCTGGCGCGAGCTGCTGACCGGGCGGGAGGTTCCGGGCGGTGCGCTGGTGGGGCTGAGCGAGCTGCTGGCGGACGCGCCGGTGGCGCTGTTCGCGGCCGAGTGA